In a genomic window of Gouania willdenowi chromosome 11, fGouWil2.1, whole genome shotgun sequence:
- the e2f3 gene encoding transcription factor E2F3, translating into MEETCKTAPKDPICFDNTTLGNVGASNGCNVSIEPSMEKSEETHRSQAKRKLLVIDPEELQNHSQSSTIKRCILSVPSQTDDSTYTASKMYDKKSLCYLGMKFMTLLKQSTDGELDLNQVSQMLEAPKRRIYDITNVLQGINLVKKKSKSVIKWHGGHLDPKHAVADLVEEEWRLDELIASCTEELYQLFQEHNRYAYLIHEDVSKMESLKDQTIIVIKAPAETKVEVAHPHERLQVHVCSTLGPIDVFTCSEGSGPTEKAAGLYSAVSGND; encoded by the exons ATGGAGGAGACGTGTAAAACAGCTCCCAAAGATCCCATTTGCTTTGACAACACCACTTTGGGGAATGTTGGAGCATCTAACGGATGCAATGTTAGCATTGAACCGAGCATGGAAAAAAGTGAAGAAACTCACAGGTCACAG GCCAAGAGAAAGCTGCTTGTCATTGACCCAGAAGAGCTTCAGAATCATTCCCAGTCATCCACCATCAAGAGATGTATCCTCTCTGTGCCCAGTCAAACAGATG ACTCCACTTACACAGCCAGCAAGATGTACGATAAGAAATCGCTGTGTTATTTGGGGATGAAGTTCATGACTTTGTTAAAACAATCCACTGATGGGGAGTTGGACCTAAACCAAGTCTCACAAATGCTCGAAGCTCCGAAAAGGCGCATCTATGACATCACCAACGTCCTTCAAGGAATCAATCTCGTCAAAAAGAAGTCAAAGAGCGTCATCAAGTGGCA CGGTGGACACCTGGACCCCAAACATGCAGTGGCTGATCTGGTGGAGGAGGAGTGGAGGCTTGATGAGCTGATAGCGAGTTGCACAGAGGAGCTTTACCAGCTCTTTCAGGAACACAACAG ATACGCCTACTTGATACATGAAGATGTCTCCAAGATGGAGAGTTTAAAGGACCAGACCATCATTGTGATAAAAGCCCCGGCAGAAACCAAAGTGGAGGTGGCTCATCCACACGAG AGACTCCAGGTGCACGTTTGCAGCACCCTTGGGCCCATCGATGTGTTCACCTGCTCTGAGGGATCCGGTCCCACGGAGAAAGCAGCAGGTCTTTACTCTGCTGTCAGTGGGAACGACTGA
- the srfbp1 gene encoding serum response factor-binding protein 1: MEQTAPSPEEEEKVLDESVEMEEDKSESEGEDEEEECSDRTDENAESEERVPPPAPAPDEARKDAGVLNLNNEVVRMRKEVKRLRALIIRKVTRQIAALRKKKGKEAEVERNQRRAARLLEEVHAMKNLSPDLVTKTALQTNLNFEAVCKNPKSTIADRATARIATHPQFQKKISSIKAAVKAFKIERMKTGRQGVRERGQQQAEKQTPQMPEKGGSRTCEKRSDPAAVIQNKGRESTDGAEAFKSLEDPPVVEGDVEETKETSTAEVVDARKINIASDFNIVRPTVEENINATVTTKSQPQSKAVKKKPSLKCDPVEGHGPTHDDHSGSESSEDEEKEYFDDSTEERFLKLSSQSDESEEDDFFVGKVRKYKKKKKVNVEQSVKKSSPEDKKPSDKLQGELDELESRLKSKARPLQSAFCSSLRGNKTGGGRGRGADRFRGRGKPRGAFSVNREFSKQSDYQKQEKGIEMTSGFRHKETTSESGEKGLASARRGRGGGLRQRGPRGRGVFTQRAPQETLHPSWEASKKKKEQQGQILAFQGKKIKFDDD; this comes from the exons ATGGAGCAAACTGCACCTTCTcctgaagaagaggaaaaagtcCTGGATGAAAGTGTGGAAATGGAGGAAGATAAATCTGAGAGTGAGGGagaggatgaagaggaagagTGTAGCGACAGAACGGACGAGAACGCCGAGTCAGAAGAAAGGGTTCCACCACCTGCACCTGCTCCCGATGAAGCCAGAAAGGACGCTGGTGTTCTGAACCTCAACAACGAGGTGGTGAGGATGAGGAAGGAAGTGAAGCGTTTGAGGGCTTTGATCATCAGGAAAGTGACGCGTCAGATCGCCGCGCTGAGGAAGAAGAAGGGAAAAGAGGCAGAAGTGGAGAGGAATCAGAGGAGAGCTGCCAGACTGTTGGAGGAGGTCCACGCCATGAAGAACCTCTCACCTGACCTG GTGACCAAAACAGCCCTCCAGACAAACCTCAACTTTGAAGCTGTGTGTAAAAACCCAAAGTCAACCATCGCCGATCGGGCCACCGCTCGCATCGCCACACACCCACAATTCCAGAAGAAGATCAGCAGCATTAAAGCTGCTGTGAAAGCCTTCAAAATTGAGCGAATGAAGACTGGAAGGCAGGGAGTGAGAGAGAGGGGGCAACAACAGGCTGAAAAGCAAACTCCACAGATGCCAGAGAAAGGAGGAAGCAGAACCTGTGAGAAAAGGTCAGATCCTGCTGCTGTGATCCAGAACAAAGGTAGGGAGAGTACAGACGGAGCCGAAGCCTTTAAAAGTCTGGAGGATCCACCGGTTGTTGAAGGTGATGTAGAAGAAACTAAAGAAACATCTACAGCTGAGGTGGTTGATGCTAGAAAAATTAACATTGCATCAGACTTTAATATTGTCAGACCAACAGTGGAAGAAAACATTAATGCCACCGTTACCACTAAGAGTCAACCTCAAAGTAAAGCAGTGAAAAAGAAGCCCAGTCTTAAGTGTGACCCTGTGGAGGGCCACGGACCCACACATGATGACCACAGTGGTTCAGAGTCGTCTGAGGATGAAGAGAAGGAGTACTTTGATGACAGCACAGAGGAGCGTTTCCTCAAACTCTCCTCCCAATCAGACGAGAGCGAAGAGGACGACTTCTTTGTGGGAAAAGTgagaaaatacaagaaaaagaagaaagtaaACGTAGAGCAAAGTGTAAAGAAAAGttctccagaggacaaaaagCCATCAGACAAACTGCAGGGTGAACTGGACGAGCTGGAGTCCAGGCTCAAGTCTAAAGCAAGACCGCTTCAGTCTGCGTTCTGCTCCTCACTGCGTGGGAACAAAACAGGTGGGGGCCGAGGGAGGGGTGCCGATAGATTCAGGGGCCGCGGAAAACCAAGGGGTGCGTTCAGTGTTAACAGAGAGTTTAGTAAACAATCTGATTATCAAAAGCAGGAAAAAGGAATTGAAATGACTTCAGGGTTCAGACACAAGGAGACGACGTCTGAATCTGGAGAGAAGGGCCTTGCCTCAGCCAGGAGAGGAAGGGGGGGAGGCTTAAGGCAAAGGGGCCCGAGAGGTAGGGGTGTCTTTACCCAAAGGGCCCCCCAGGAGACGCTGCATCCATCCTGGGAGGCCAGTAAGAAAAAGAAGGAGCAGCAGGGACAAATCCTGGCCTTCCAGGGAAAGAAGATCAAGTTTGACGATGACTGA